In the genome of Monodelphis domestica isolate mMonDom1 chromosome 2, mMonDom1.pri, whole genome shotgun sequence, one region contains:
- the LOC100020158 gene encoding flavin-containing monooxygenase 1, producing MAKRVAIIGAGVSGLASIKCCLEEGLEPTCFERSDDIGGLWQFTEHVEEGRASLYKSVVTNSSKEMSCYSDFPFPEDYPNFVPHDQFLEYLKMYANKFNLLKCIQFKTVVCSVKKGPDFSTSGQWEVTTEHKGKQESAIFDAVMVCTGYLTIPFLPLDSFPGIKTFKGKFLHSREYKHPDLFKDKRVLVVGMGNSGTDIAVEASHVAKKVFLSTTGGAWLIYRVFDQGYPWDMVFTTRFQNALRNCLPTPVLNWLIGKKVNSWFNHANYGLFPDNRTFLREPILNDELPGRIITGKVLIKPSVEAVKENSVLFKNTPKEEPVDIIVFATGYTFDFPFLDESIVKIENNQASLYKYIFPVHLEKLTLAVIGLIKPLGSLVCTSEVQARWVTRVLKGINKLPPPEVMRKDVNTVKSNRGTGFGFYFKMVLQTDCVKYVDELLSFINAKPNVLSLLLVDPLLAFKVFFGPLTSYQYRLTGPGKWDGARNAIMTQWDRTFKPMKTRVVQELPHPFFTLLKVLGFLVLLVAVFLKFY from the exons ATGGCCAAGCGAGTTGCAATTATTGGAGCTGGTGTGAGTGGACTCGCCTCCATCAAATGCTGCTTGGAAGAGGGGCTGGAGCCCACCTGCTTTGAAAGGAGTGATGACATTGGAGGATTATGGCAATTTACA GAACATGTAGAAGAGGGCAGGGCTAGCCTTTATAAATCTGTGGTCACTAACAGCAGCAAAGAAATGTCCTGTTACTCagactttcctttcccagaggatTATCCAAATTTTGTGCCACATGACCAATTTTTGGAATATCTCAAGATGTACGCAAACAAGTTCAACCTTCTGAAATGCATCCAATTCAAG actgtTGTCTGCAGTGTGAAAAAAGGTCCAGATTTCTCTACATCTGGCCAGTGGGAGGTAACCACTGAACATAAAGGGAAGCAAGAATCGGCTATATTTGATGCTGTCATGGTCTGCACTGGTTATCTCACTATCCCATTTTTGCCACTAGACTCTTTTCCAG gTATCAAAACCTTTAAAGGTAAGTTCTTACATAGCAGAGAGTACAAGCATCCAGACCTGTTCAAGGATAAGAGAGTCCTTGTGGTTGGCATGGGCAACTCTGGAACAGACATTGCTGTGGAGGCCAGTCATGTGGCTAAAAAG GTTTTTCTCAGCACCACTGGAGGTGCATGGTTGATATATCGAGTTTTTGACCAGGGGTATCCTTGGGACATGGTGTTCACTACTCGATTTCAAAATGCATTAAGAAATTGCCTCCCAACTCCAGTTTTAAATTGGCTGATTGGCAAAAAAGTGAATAGCTGGTTCAATCATGCAAACTATGGTTTGTTTCCAGATAACAG GACTTTCTTAAGAGAACCTATATTGAATGATGAGCTCCCAGGACGCATAATTACTGGGAAGGTATTGATTAAACCCAGTGTGGAGGCAGTGAAGGAAAACTCTGTTTTGTTTAAGAATACTCCAAAAGAAGAGCCAGTTGATATAATTGTCTTTGCCACAGGATatacttttgattttcctttccttgatgaaTCTATAgtgaaaattgaaaataatcagGCTTCTCTATATAAGTACATATTCCCTGTACATCTGGAAAAACTAACGTTGGCTGTCATTGGCCTCATCAAGCCTTTGGGATCTTTAGTCTGCACATCAGAAGTACAAGCCAGATGGGTCACACGTGTCCTAAAGG gCATAAATAAGTTACCACCACCAGAGGTCATGAGAAAAGATGTTAACACAGTAAAATCAAATAGAGGCACTGG gtTTGGCTTCTACTTCAAAATGGTTTTGCAAACAGACTGTGTCAAATACGTAGATGAGCTATTGTCCTTCATCAATGCAAAACCCAATGTCTTGTCTCTGCTCCTGGTGGACCCACTCCTGGCTTTTAAGGTTTTCTTTGGCCCACTTACCTCATACCAATACCGTCTGACTGGCCCAGGAAAATGGGATGGAGCCAGGAACGCCATTATGACCCAGTGGGACCGGACATTCAAGCCAATGAAAACTCGAGTTGTGCAAGAGCTTCCACATCCCTTTTTCACCCTACTCAAAGTCTTGGGGTTTTTGGTTCTCCTTGTAGCTGTATTTCTTAAATTCTATTAG